A portion of the Lolium rigidum isolate FL_2022 chromosome 1, APGP_CSIRO_Lrig_0.1, whole genome shotgun sequence genome contains these proteins:
- the LOC124685871 gene encoding noroxomaritidine synthase 1-like, whose product MSTSFSQELLISTLVLLLVPLYFYLKSSRSKSPAVLPTSWPIVGVLPSLLANLHNLHDYLTAVLAGSGHNFRANGPPGTGMRFFVTCDPENVRHIFTTNYANFPKGAEFAMIFDIMGGSFFTIDGEPCRRQRAKIQSVLTNPRLLARMTACCRDKVENGLLPVFTRMASTGTPFDVQDLITRFVFDLTATPVFGVDPGLLSSDMPPMDRAVAMDTVMEVALFRHTVPASWWKLMRRLNIGPERKLAAAHTVLHGFITEMMEMRKNEHVGNEGAPSSVDILSSYIDDPDYQDDELLRATLINYMIAGRDTIGTTLPWVLYNLAQNPRVVSIIRSELSPIAARKPAATTGAGDMVVFESEETKSLVYMKAALYESLRLYPPGPIERKTVVADDVMPSGHEVHAGDTLFVSLHSMGRMEGVWGKDCLEYNPDRWLSDDGQKLRYVPSHKFLAFNSGPRMCLGKDIALMQMKTVVAAVVWNFDVEVVQGQSIEPKLSCILQMKNGLTIKLKKRKM is encoded by the coding sequence ATGTCAACTTCGTTCTCTCAGGAGCTGCTCATCTCCACGCTCGTGCTGCTCCTTGTTCCCCTCTACTTCTACCTCAAGTCCAGTAGATCAAAGAGCCCAGCAGTGCTCCCCACAAGCTGGCCAATCGTAGGCGTGCTGCCTTCCCTCCTGGCAAACCTCCACAACTTGCACGACTatctcactgccgtcctcgccggATCAGGCCACAACTTCCGGGCGAACGGCCCACCCGGCACCGGGATGCGGTTCTTCGTCACCTGCGATCCCGAGAACGTCCGGCACATCTTCACGACGAACTACGCAAACTTCCCCAAGGGCGCCGAGTTCGCCATGATCTTCGACATCATGGGCGGCAGCTTCTTCACCATCGACGGGGAGCCGTGTCGTCGCCAGCGCGCCAAGATCCAGAGCGTGCTCACCAACCCCCGGTTGCTCGCGCGGATGACCGCCTGCTGCCGCGACAAGGTGGAGAACGGCCTCCTCCCGGTGTTTACCCGCATGGCGAGCACCGGGACTCCCTTCGACGTGCAGGATTTGATAACGAGGTTTGTGTTCGACCTGACCGCCACGCCTGTCTTCGGCGTGGACCCTGGCCTCCTGTCCTCCGACATGCCGCCCATGGACCGCGCCGTCGCCATGGACACGGTCATGGAGGTGgccctgttccggcacaccgtgcCGGCTTCTTGGTGGAAGTTGATGAGGCGGCTGAACATCGGCCCAGAGAGAAAGCTCGCCGCTGCGCACACGGTGCTACATGGATTCATCACGGAGATGATGGAGATGAGAAAGAACGAACACGTTGGGAATGAGGGAGCTCCTTCCTCCGTGGACATATTGTCTTCCTACATCGACGACCCAGACTACCAAGACGACGAATTGCTCCGTGCGACGCTCATCAACTACATGATCGCGGGGAGGGACACGATCGGAACGACCTTGCCATGGGTTTTGTATAACCTTGCCCAAAACCCTCGTGTCGTGTCCATCATCCGCAGCGAGCTTTCACCCATCGCAGCACGTAAACCAGCAGCAACCACAGGTGCCGGCGACATGGTGGTCTTTGAGTCGGAGGAGACCAAATCTCTGGTCTATATGAAAGCCGCCCTGTACGAGTCTCTCAGGCTGTACCCGCCGGGCCCCATCGAACGTAAGACGGTGGTCGCTGACGATGTGATGCCGAGTGGCCATGAGGTGCACGCCGGTGACACCCTGTTCGTTTCTCTCCACTCCATGGGGAGGATGGAAGGTGTGTGGGGTAAAGACTGCCTGGAGTACAACCCGGATAGGTGGCTCTCGGACGACGGGCAGAAGCTGAGGTACGTGCCGTCTCACAAGTTCCTGGCGTTCAACTCGGGCCCGAGGATGTGCCTCGGCAAGGACATTGCGCTTATGCAGATGAAGACCGTCGTCGCCGCGGTGGTGTGGAACTTTGATGTGGAGGTGGTTCAAGGGCAAAGCATCGAGCCGAAGCTATCTTGCATACTGCAGATGAAAAATGGACTCACGATAAAGCTGAAGAAGCGGAAAATGTAA